A single Triticum dicoccoides isolate Atlit2015 ecotype Zavitan chromosome 2A, WEW_v2.0, whole genome shotgun sequence DNA region contains:
- the LOC119353937 gene encoding uncharacterized protein LOC119353937 yields the protein MDERLPQPSPLPPPQFQLGNPMSAPASPYSALHPLLLPSTNPHLLLKPKTLTLSLSSSSLASMPSSSSPPAPASDAWELVHPTVPVAAASPIDGGLDDCAIFPPRLHEGLGLEAEAEEAATKEEKEEETDDEEEWLWGWGRCRAAARRAWAAGSGAVLVHGECGCPGVRPAVWSAAAAAVVVGALFYVRRRDRRERDLLVLLSQEKDKRIAQLLHQIALLSDIRGGSEAVKIMRNS from the exons ATGGACGAGAGGCTCCCCcagccgtcgccgctgccgccgccgcaatTCCAGCTCGGGAACCCCATGTCCGCTCCGGCGTCGCCCTACTCCGCGCTCCACCCTCTCCTCCTCCCGTCCACTAACCCGCACCTCCTCCTCAAGCCCAAGACGCTGACcctctcgctctcctcctcctccctcgcctccatgccctcctcctcctccccgcccgCCCCCGCCTCCGACGCATGGGAACTCGTCCACCcaaccgtccccgtcgccgccgcctcccccatCGACGGCGGCCTCGACGACTGCGCCATCTTCCCACCGCGCCTCCACGAGGGCCTGGGCCTCGAGGCGGAGGCCGAGGAGGCCGCGACCAaggaagagaaggaggaggagactgatgacgaggaggagtggctgtgggggtgggggaggtgccgcgcggcggcgaggcgcgcgTGGGCGGCCGGGTCAGGGGCCGTGCTCGTGCACGGAGAGTGCGGATGTCCCGGGGTGAGGCCGGCCGTCTGgtcggccgcggcggcggccgttGTGGTTGGCGCTCTGTTCTACGTGCGCCGGCGAGACAGGAGGGAGAGGGACCTCCTCGTCCTGCTCTCGCAGGAGAAGGATAAG AGGATAGCACAACTGCTGCATCAAATTGCTTTACTGAGTGACATCAGAGGCGGCAGCGAAGCAGTTAAAATTATGAGGAACTCTTAA
- the LOC119353938 gene encoding vesicle transport protein GOT1-like isoform X2 — protein MVSFDINDRKKIGLGLTGFGVLFSFLGILMLFDKGFLAMGNILFVSGVSLTIGLKSTVQFFTKPKNHKGSIAFGIGLFLVLIGWPVFGMMAESYGFAVLFSGFWPTAAVYLQKNPTVGWIFQHPYVTSLLTRFRGRRVPV, from the exons AGATTGGGCTGGGCTTGACTGGGTTTGGAGTTCTCTTCTCGTTTCTTGGGATCCTCATGCTGTTTGACAAGGGGTTCTTGGCAATGGGGAAT ATTCTCTTCGTGTCTGGTGTTTCACTAACCATTGGCCTGAAGTCAACTGTACAGTTCTTCACCAAGCCTAAGAATCACAAG GGTTCGATTGCTTTTGGGATCGGACTTTTCCTCGTCCTCATTGGTTGGCCTGTCTTCGGAATGATGGCGGAATCGTATGGCTTTGCCGTGCTGTTCAG CGGCTTCTGGCCTACTGCTGCTGTTTACCTGCAAAAGAACCCCACCGTCGGCTGGATTTTCCAGCACCCTTACGTGACTTCG TTGCTCACCCGGTTCAGAGGCAGACGAGTCCCCGTGTGA